One window of Tenacibaculum maritimum NCIMB 2154 genomic DNA carries:
- a CDS encoding acyl-CoA dehydrogenase family protein: METLNKDLLRGGQFLVKETKCEDVFTPEDFSEEQNMMKEAVREFNDREIIPHKTRFEAKDYALTEETMRKAGELGFLGVAVPEAYGGLGMGFVSTMLTCDYISSGTGSFSTAFGAHTGIGTMPITLYGTEEQKQKFVPALAMGERFGAYCLTEPGAGSDANSGKTTAELTEDGKHYKINGQKMWISNAGFAEIFIVFARIGDDKNITGFILEYDKNNPNGVTLGEEEHKLGIRASSTRQVFFNDTLVPVENMLSVRGGGFKIAMNALNVGRIKLAAACLDSQRRVITEAVKYATERKQFKTPIAEFGAIKSKLAEMATNAYVGESASYRAAKNIEDRIAIREAEGNTHQEAELKGVEEYAIECSILKVAVSEDVQACADEGIQIFGGMGFSEETPMESAWRDARIARIYEGTNEINRMLSVGMLVKKAMKGHVDLLNPAMKVGEELLGIPSFDTPDYSELFAEEKEIIAKLKKVFLMVAGAAIQKFGTELEKHQQLLNAASNILIETYMAESAILRTEKNAKRFGEDSQKEQIAMSQLYLYNAVDIIIKNAKEGIVSFAEGDEQRMMLMGLKRFTKYVNQPNVVALRNTIAEKLTAENKYCF; this comes from the coding sequence ATGGAAACTTTAAATAAAGATTTACTAAGAGGTGGTCAGTTTCTTGTTAAAGAAACAAAATGTGAAGATGTATTTACACCTGAAGACTTTTCAGAAGAACAAAATATGATGAAAGAAGCGGTTCGAGAATTTAATGACCGCGAAATCATCCCTCATAAAACTCGTTTCGAAGCTAAAGACTATGCTTTAACAGAAGAAACAATGCGTAAAGCTGGTGAGTTAGGCTTTTTAGGAGTAGCTGTTCCTGAAGCTTATGGTGGTTTAGGAATGGGGTTCGTTTCTACCATGTTAACTTGTGATTATATTTCAAGTGGAACGGGATCTTTTAGTACTGCTTTTGGTGCGCACACTGGTATTGGTACAATGCCTATTACTTTATATGGAACAGAAGAGCAAAAACAAAAATTTGTTCCTGCTTTAGCAATGGGTGAGCGTTTTGGTGCATACTGTTTAACGGAGCCAGGTGCAGGATCTGATGCTAACTCTGGAAAAACTACTGCTGAGCTAACTGAAGATGGAAAACACTATAAAATCAATGGGCAAAAAATGTGGATTTCAAATGCAGGTTTTGCTGAAATTTTCATTGTGTTTGCTCGTATCGGTGATGACAAAAACATTACTGGTTTTATTTTAGAATATGACAAAAACAATCCTAATGGAGTAACTCTTGGTGAAGAAGAGCATAAATTAGGTATTCGCGCTTCTTCTACTCGTCAAGTATTTTTTAATGATACTTTAGTTCCTGTAGAAAACATGCTATCTGTTCGTGGAGGCGGATTTAAAATTGCAATGAATGCTTTAAATGTAGGACGTATCAAATTAGCGGCTGCTTGTTTAGATTCTCAAAGAAGAGTAATTACTGAAGCTGTAAAATATGCAACTGAACGTAAACAATTTAAAACTCCAATTGCAGAGTTCGGAGCTATCAAATCTAAACTAGCTGAAATGGCTACAAATGCTTATGTAGGTGAATCAGCTTCATATAGAGCTGCTAAAAACATTGAAGATAGGATTGCGATTCGTGAAGCGGAAGGAAATACACATCAAGAAGCGGAATTAAAAGGTGTAGAAGAATATGCTATTGAGTGTTCTATTTTAAAAGTAGCTGTTTCTGAAGATGTTCAAGCATGTGCTGATGAAGGTATCCAAATTTTTGGAGGAATGGGATTCTCGGAAGAAACTCCTATGGAATCAGCTTGGAGAGATGCTCGTATTGCTCGTATTTATGAAGGTACTAATGAAATTAACAGAATGCTATCTGTAGGAATGCTTGTTAAAAAAGCGATGAAAGGACACGTTGATTTATTAAATCCTGCAATGAAAGTTGGCGAAGAGTTATTAGGAATTCCTTCTTTTGACACACCTGATTATTCTGAATTATTCGCTGAAGAAAAAGAAATTATTGCGAAGCTAAAAAAAGTGTTCTTAATGGTTGCTGGTGCTGCTATCCAAAAATTTGGAACAGAATTAGAAAAACACCAACAATTATTGAATGCTGCTTCTAATATTTTGATTGAGACCTATATGGCTGAATCAGCTATTTTAAGAACTGAAAAGAATGCTAAACGTTTCGGTGAGGATTCTCAAAAAGAGCAAATAGCAATGTCGCAATTGTACTTATATAATGCAGTAGATATCATCATTAAGAATGCTAAAGAAGGAATTGTTTCTTTTGCGGAAGGTGATGAGCAACGCATGATGTTAATGGGATTAAAGCGTTTTACTAAATATGTAAACCAACCTAATGTAGTTGCATTGCGCAATACTATTGCTGAAAAATTAACAGCAGAAAACAAATATTGTTTCTAA